A genomic region of Bosea sp. 124 contains the following coding sequences:
- a CDS encoding thiamine pyrophosphate-dependent dehydrogenase E1 component subunit alpha, whose translation MSEPTTPAAPSTGHNAAAELLALYRSLVLIRRCEERLSTMFADGEVPGFIHLSIGQEAVSAGVMAALTPQDTIASTHRGHGHAIAKGLSLDGFFAELLARDTGLCRGRGGSMHVADMSVGMLGANGIVGAGLSIALGSALAHRTLKNDAIAVAFFGDGALAEGLMHECLNMAALWKLPLLFVCENNGWGEFLPTSKQLSFSLEGLAAAYGIPHVAIDGNDVAVVAAHAARLVAEVRSEGPRILECQTTRVRGHFEGDAQKYRDPDELAALSERDPLGIAAGQLAAMGVGETALSDIATEIAARIEAAVAAARAAPAPLFEAAMADVYTGAGIGQPAMQGDA comes from the coding sequence ATGAGTGAGCCAACGACGCCGGCCGCGCCCAGCACCGGGCACAACGCTGCAGCCGAGCTGCTCGCACTCTATCGCTCGCTGGTGCTGATCCGGCGCTGCGAGGAGCGGCTGAGCACGATGTTCGCCGATGGCGAGGTGCCGGGATTCATCCATCTGAGCATCGGGCAGGAGGCCGTCTCGGCCGGCGTCATGGCGGCGCTGACGCCGCAGGACACCATTGCCTCGACGCATCGCGGCCATGGCCACGCCATCGCCAAGGGGCTCTCGCTCGACGGCTTCTTCGCCGAATTGCTGGCGCGCGACACCGGGCTCTGCCGTGGCCGCGGCGGCTCGATGCATGTCGCTGACATGTCAGTCGGCATGCTCGGCGCCAACGGCATCGTCGGGGCCGGGCTCTCGATCGCGCTCGGCAGCGCGCTCGCGCACAGGACGCTGAAGAACGACGCGATCGCGGTCGCCTTCTTCGGGGACGGCGCGCTGGCCGAAGGGCTGATGCATGAATGCCTGAACATGGCGGCGCTGTGGAAGCTACCGCTGCTGTTCGTCTGCGAGAACAATGGCTGGGGCGAATTCCTGCCGACCTCGAAGCAGCTCTCCTTCTCGCTGGAGGGGCTCGCCGCCGCCTATGGCATCCCCCATGTCGCGATCGATGGCAACGACGTCGCGGTCGTCGCGGCGCATGCGGCGCGGCTCGTCGCCGAGGTGCGAAGCGAGGGGCCGCGCATCCTTGAATGCCAGACCACGCGGGTCCGCGGGCATTTCGAGGGCGACGCCCAGAAATACCGCGATCCGGACGAATTGGCCGCACTCAGCGAACGCGATCCGCTGGGCATTGCCGCCGGCCAGCTCGCGGCAATGGGCGTGGGCGAGACTGCCCTGTCAGACATCGCAACCGAGATCGCGGCAAGGATCGAGGCTGCGGTCGCCGCGGCCCGCGCCGCGCCCGCACCGCTGTTCGAGGCGGCGATGGCGGATGTCTACACCGGCGCCGGGATCGGGCAACCAGCCATGCAGGGAGACGCCTGA
- a CDS encoding MmgE/PrpD family protein, with the protein MPTLTQDIARFVAGLEAQNLPADVTAKARACLVNALGMAVNGFDTPYAPVARKAAIALDGEIPNGATLFGDGRRSTVSAACLANSALFHGRAQEDTCGAAHFGTILIPMLLAMTEARGYPLSRLIPALVAGYETGGLFENAFAGQTTPAGFRSSAVYGCVAAAAAAGRLMELNEDRLAAALANAVSFTGGVLQPFADGTDEWRYQVGIVARNGLAAAELAAAGSVSAPHAFEGRAGFVRCFAGTEAPAGLASRLRRDWSILRVTFKPYPVCAFNQTPVTGALALRRALAGRDIAAVRVRMNPYETGYAGMDAAGPFSSISGTLMSIPFCIATTLVHGVPSMRHMTTYDDGSVNGLVARTTLVTDPGVPVLSAIIEADTADGATHRHEQRMTPADYAFDRATLRELLTRTGAEQGLEPGLFERIERVVDALPNGRIEEVVGLFTAIEPRRVAA; encoded by the coding sequence ATGCCGACACTGACCCAGGACATTGCCCGCTTCGTCGCCGGACTGGAGGCGCAGAACCTGCCGGCCGACGTGACGGCCAAGGCGCGCGCCTGCCTCGTCAACGCGCTGGGCATGGCCGTCAACGGCTTCGACACCCCTTACGCCCCGGTCGCGCGCAAGGCGGCAATCGCGCTCGACGGCGAGATCCCAAACGGAGCGACGCTGTTCGGCGACGGCCGGCGCAGCACGGTCAGTGCGGCCTGTCTCGCCAACAGCGCGCTGTTCCACGGCCGCGCCCAGGAGGACACCTGCGGCGCTGCCCATTTCGGCACCATCCTGATCCCGATGCTGCTGGCGATGACCGAGGCGCGCGGCTATCCGCTGTCGCGGCTGATCCCGGCGCTGGTCGCCGGCTACGAGACCGGGGGGTTGTTCGAGAACGCCTTCGCCGGCCAGACGACACCGGCCGGCTTCCGCTCCTCGGCCGTCTATGGTTGCGTCGCGGCGGCCGCCGCGGCGGGCCGGTTGATGGAGCTGAACGAGGATCGTCTCGCAGCCGCCCTCGCCAATGCCGTCTCGTTCACCGGCGGCGTCCTGCAGCCCTTCGCCGATGGCACCGACGAGTGGCGCTATCAGGTCGGAATCGTCGCCCGCAACGGGCTGGCCGCCGCGGAACTGGCGGCCGCTGGATCGGTCTCCGCGCCTCATGCCTTCGAGGGGCGCGCCGGCTTCGTCCGCTGCTTTGCCGGCACCGAAGCTCCGGCCGGTCTCGCCTCCCGCCTCCGGCGGGACTGGTCGATCCTGCGCGTCACCTTCAAGCCCTATCCCGTCTGCGCCTTCAACCAGACGCCCGTGACCGGTGCGCTGGCGCTGCGCCGGGCGCTCGCCGGCCGGGACATCGCGGCCGTGAGGGTGCGGATGAACCCCTACGAGACCGGCTATGCCGGCATGGATGCTGCCGGCCCGTTCAGCTCGATCTCCGGCACGCTGATGAGCATCCCGTTCTGCATCGCGACGACGCTCGTCCATGGCGTCCCGAGCATGCGGCACATGACGACCTATGACGACGGGAGCGTGAACGGACTGGTCGCCAGGACGACGCTGGTCACAGATCCCGGCGTCCCCGTCCTGAGCGCCATCATCGAGGCGGATACGGCCGACGGCGCGACGCATCGCCATGAGCAGCGGATGACCCCGGCCGACTACGCCTTCGACCGCGCGACGCTGCGGGAACTCCTGACCCGGACCGGCGCGGAGCAAGGGCTGGAGCCGGGGCTGTTCGAGCGGATCGAGCGCGTCGTCGATGCCCTGCCGAACGGCAGGATCGAGGAGGTCGTCGGGCTGTTCACCGCGATCGAGCCGCGCCGCGTCGCGGCCTAG
- a CDS encoding ABC transporter ATP-binding protein, which produces MSADPVVRPAVIEVAGIDVFYGASQILFGVEFAVQEGQTMALLGRNGAGKSTTMKAIAGLAPPKRGAVRLFGEDRTRQKPYEMARAGLGFVPEDRQVFPEHSVEDNLLIARKPGPDGRDEWSLERIYEVFPLLTPLRQRMAGRLSGGEQQMLAIARMLMGNPSVLLLDEPSEGLAPIIVQRIGELVRTLRKTGVTILIAEQNMHFCLRLASDATVIDKGQIVFRGTIADLKANDDVRQRYLAL; this is translated from the coding sequence ATGAGCGCAGATCCCGTCGTCAGGCCTGCCGTCATCGAGGTCGCCGGCATCGACGTCTTCTACGGCGCGAGCCAGATCCTGTTCGGCGTCGAATTCGCGGTCCAGGAAGGCCAGACCATGGCCCTGCTCGGCCGCAACGGCGCCGGCAAGAGCACGACGATGAAGGCGATCGCCGGCCTTGCTCCGCCCAAGCGCGGTGCGGTCAGGCTGTTCGGGGAGGACCGGACACGGCAGAAGCCCTACGAGATGGCGCGCGCCGGCCTCGGCTTCGTGCCCGAGGACCGGCAGGTGTTTCCCGAGCACAGCGTCGAGGACAACCTGCTGATCGCCAGAAAGCCTGGCCCCGACGGCCGCGACGAGTGGAGCCTGGAGCGCATCTACGAGGTCTTCCCACTGCTGACGCCACTGCGCCAGCGCATGGCAGGGCGGCTGTCCGGTGGAGAGCAGCAGATGCTGGCGATCGCGCGCATGCTGATGGGCAACCCCTCGGTCCTGCTGCTCGACGAGCCGAGCGAGGGCCTTGCCCCGATCATCGTCCAGCGCATCGGCGAACTGGTCCGGACCCTGCGCAAGACCGGCGTCACCATCCTGATCGCCGAGCAGAACATGCATTTCTGCCTCCGCCTCGCCAGCGACGCGACCGTGATCGACAAGGGCCAGATCGTCTTCCGTGGCACCATCGCGGACCTCAAGGCCAATGACGACGTCCGCCAGCGCTACCTCGCGCTCTGA
- a CDS encoding ABC transporter ATP-binding protein → MLEITNLVKSFGGVRATDDVTMTFVTGSLTAIIGPNGAGKSTFFNLLSGAFRPDSGDIRLDGQSIVGLGIGEIVRRGIGRAFQVASIFPSLTVEETMLAAVSAHHGHSSRLGSRFPLASTRSHAAHCIEMVGLTAKRDTLSSNLSHGDQKLLDIALALVLEPKVLLLDEPTAGMGPEERWRVIEKVRELWERQKITVVFIEHDMDIVFRIAPSIRVLSYGRVLAEGTPQEIRTNPAVIEAYLGTEHEAAA, encoded by the coding sequence ATGCTTGAGATCACGAACCTGGTGAAGTCCTTCGGCGGCGTGCGCGCCACCGACGACGTCACCATGACCTTCGTCACCGGCTCGCTGACGGCGATCATCGGCCCCAACGGCGCCGGCAAGAGCACCTTCTTCAACCTGCTCTCGGGCGCCTTTCGTCCCGACAGCGGCGATATCAGGCTCGACGGCCAGTCGATCGTCGGTCTCGGAATCGGCGAGATCGTGCGCCGCGGCATCGGCCGGGCCTTTCAGGTCGCGAGCATCTTTCCGTCGCTGACCGTCGAGGAGACCATGCTGGCGGCGGTCTCGGCCCATCACGGCCATTCGAGCCGGCTCGGCTCGCGCTTTCCGCTGGCCTCGACCCGCTCCCACGCGGCCCATTGCATCGAGATGGTCGGGCTCACCGCCAAGCGCGACACGCTCTCCTCGAACCTGTCGCATGGCGACCAGAAGCTGCTCGACATCGCGCTTGCGCTGGTGCTGGAGCCCAAGGTCCTGCTGCTCGACGAGCCGACGGCCGGAATGGGTCCGGAGGAGCGCTGGCGCGTCATCGAGAAGGTCCGCGAACTCTGGGAGCGCCAAAAGATCACCGTCGTCTTCATCGAGCACGACATGGACATCGTCTTCCGGATCGCCCCCTCGATCCGCGTGCTGAGCTACGGCCGTGTCCTCGCCGAGGGTACGCCGCAGGAGATCCGCACCAACCCCGCCGTGATCGAAGCCTATCTCGGCACCGAGCACGAGGCCGCGGCATGA
- a CDS encoding SDR family oxidoreductase, with protein MSKAMIAVVTGGASGIGAACCRELAKRGHKVVVLDRDMARAESVAAEIAGHALFGDVGDEAGLKAVAARIEAEIGPVGIVVNSAGVLQPPLRPTELPMSVWDHVVHIDQRGTYLGCVVFGAAMLGRRSGSIVNIASIAGSRSMALHAYAPAKAAVISITRCLAAEWGPAGIRVNSVSPGFTRTPALQEAIDKGERDVSNLVGSVPMGRLVEPDEIARVVAFVASPDASALSGIDVPVDCGWMAGTSWHTYGGFRDPGNGPHA; from the coding sequence ATGAGCAAGGCGATGATCGCCGTCGTCACCGGCGGAGCGAGCGGCATCGGCGCAGCCTGCTGCCGCGAGCTGGCGAAGCGCGGCCACAAGGTCGTTGTCCTCGACCGCGACATGGCGCGGGCCGAGAGCGTCGCCGCCGAGATCGCCGGCCACGCCCTATTCGGCGATGTCGGCGACGAAGCCGGCCTCAAGGCCGTCGCCGCCCGTATCGAGGCCGAAATCGGCCCGGTCGGGATCGTCGTCAACAGCGCCGGCGTGCTGCAGCCGCCATTGCGGCCGACCGAACTGCCGATGTCGGTCTGGGACCATGTCGTCCATATCGACCAGCGCGGTACCTATCTCGGCTGCGTCGTCTTCGGCGCGGCGATGCTCGGCCGGCGCAGCGGCAGCATCGTCAACATCGCCTCGATCGCGGGCTCGCGCTCGATGGCGCTGCATGCCTACGCGCCGGCGAAGGCAGCCGTGATCTCGATCACCCGCTGTCTCGCCGCCGAATGGGGCCCGGCCGGAATCCGCGTCAACTCCGTGTCTCCGGGCTTCACCCGCACGCCCGCGCTGCAGGAGGCGATCGACAAGGGCGAGCGCGACGTCAGCAACCTCGTCGGCAGCGTGCCGATGGGCCGCCTCGTCGAGCCCGACGAGATCGCCCGCGTCGTCGCCTTCGTCGCCTCGCCGGACGCCTCCGCCCTGTCCGGCATCGACGTGCCCGTCGATTGCGGCTGGATGGCCGGCACCTCCTGGCACACCTATGGCGGCTTCCGAGATCCGGGGAACGGCCCCCATGCTTGA
- a CDS encoding branched-chain amino acid ABC transporter permease, which translates to MKRPALRDVLFGLVAFLILAALPLLTTSSALVDFVIRCAALGLFATSLNLLVGYGGMVSFGHGLFFGMGAYSFGIIMQRTGMPIPLAILLTLVVAAIVALAVGAICVRLKEIYFAFVTLAFQMLVHSMIIAWVPVTGGDQGLRGGIPRPSFLGINLADQKQLYLFSAALLVLGLLAMRHIVSSPFGYTLRMVRDNPTRAGFLGIDVYRTRLTAFVLAGVFASLGGVIMSLFVSGAYPEFAFWTMSGEAVFIVMLGGTAAFLGPMVGTVLLLLLNDFVTRVAEHHGLVLGTVILLFALGLRKGLLDFVMDWREARRTRAQANSDRIAGTNTIQASDKMERVAT; encoded by the coding sequence ATGAAGCGTCCTGCCCTCCGCGACGTCCTGTTCGGCCTCGTCGCCTTCCTGATCCTGGCCGCGCTGCCGCTGCTGACGACGAGCAGCGCCCTGGTCGATTTCGTGATCCGCTGTGCCGCGCTCGGCCTGTTCGCGACCTCGCTGAACCTGCTGGTCGGCTATGGCGGCATGGTCTCCTTCGGCCATGGCCTGTTCTTCGGGATGGGCGCCTACAGCTTCGGCATCATCATGCAGCGGACGGGGATGCCGATCCCGCTCGCGATCCTGCTAACCCTCGTCGTCGCGGCGATCGTCGCATTGGCGGTCGGCGCGATCTGCGTCAGGCTCAAGGAAATCTACTTCGCCTTCGTCACGCTGGCGTTCCAGATGCTGGTCCACAGCATGATCATCGCCTGGGTGCCGGTCACCGGCGGTGATCAGGGCTTGCGCGGCGGCATCCCGCGCCCGTCCTTCCTCGGCATCAACCTCGCCGACCAGAAGCAGCTCTATCTGTTCAGCGCTGCCCTGCTGGTGCTGGGCCTGCTGGCGATGCGCCACATCGTCTCCTCGCCCTTCGGCTATACGCTGCGCATGGTGCGCGACAACCCGACGCGCGCCGGCTTCCTCGGCATCGATGTCTACCGCACGCGCCTGACCGCCTTCGTCCTGGCCGGCGTCTTCGCCAGTCTGGGCGGCGTCATCATGAGTCTGTTCGTCTCGGGGGCCTATCCCGAATTCGCCTTCTGGACGATGTCGGGCGAGGCGGTGTTCATCGTCATGCTCGGCGGCACGGCGGCCTTCCTCGGCCCCATGGTCGGCACGGTTCTGCTGCTCCTGCTCAACGACTTCGTCACCCGCGTCGCGGAGCATCACGGCCTCGTTCTCGGAACGGTGATCCTGCTCTTCGCGCTCGGCCTGCGGAAGGGACTGCTCGACTTCGTCATGGACTGGCGCGAGGCGCGCCGGACCCGTGCCCAGGCAAACTCCGACAGGATCGCGGGCACGAACACGATCCAGGCTTCGGACAAGATGGAAAGGGTTGCGACATGA
- a CDS encoding branched-chain amino acid ABC transporter permease produces MDLNALTECLSSTSCMVTQATSGFIIGMLLFLVAVGLTLIFGVMKIVNFTHGAFYMIGAYLAMTVFQATGSYTLALLGAAVGACLFGVVVERFFMQRIYGGNVLMQLLVCYALVLILDDLVRIVWGPEFKSMGMPDAFRVPPLFIMGGVVPPFYLFLIAAALVIAVILGLAISRTRFGKTIRAAAHNPAMVSVLGINTGLLFTGVFALGCLLAGLAGGLAAPVRSLTPGMGFSILIESFIVTVIGGMGSILGALVGAVLIGLIRTFGALGFPLFTEALMYLAMAIVLIVKPSGLFGREAA; encoded by the coding sequence ATGGATCTCAACGCCCTGACGGAATGCCTGTCCTCGACCTCCTGCATGGTCACGCAGGCGACCAGCGGCTTCATCATCGGAATGCTGCTGTTCCTCGTCGCGGTCGGGCTTACGCTCATCTTCGGCGTGATGAAGATCGTCAACTTCACGCATGGCGCCTTCTACATGATCGGCGCCTATCTCGCGATGACCGTATTCCAGGCGACCGGCAGCTACACGCTGGCGCTGCTCGGCGCCGCCGTCGGCGCCTGCCTGTTCGGCGTCGTCGTCGAGCGCTTCTTCATGCAGCGCATCTATGGCGGCAACGTCCTGATGCAGCTTCTGGTCTGTTACGCGCTCGTGCTGATCCTCGACGACCTCGTCCGCATCGTCTGGGGCCCGGAATTCAAGTCGATGGGCATGCCGGACGCCTTCCGGGTGCCGCCGCTCTTCATCATGGGCGGGGTGGTGCCGCCCTTCTATCTCTTCCTGATCGCAGCGGCGCTGGTGATCGCGGTCATCCTCGGCCTCGCCATCTCCCGGACGCGCTTCGGCAAGACGATCCGCGCAGCGGCCCACAACCCGGCGATGGTCTCGGTCCTCGGCATCAACACCGGCCTGCTCTTCACCGGCGTCTTCGCGCTCGGCTGCCTGCTGGCGGGGCTGGCGGGCGGACTCGCCGCCCCGGTGCGGTCGCTGACCCCCGGAATGGGCTTCTCGATCCTGATCGAGAGCTTCATCGTCACCGTGATCGGCGGCATGGGCTCGATCCTCGGCGCGCTGGTCGGGGCAGTGCTGATCGGCCTGATCCGGACCTTCGGTGCGCTCGGCTTCCCGCTCTTCACGGAGGCCTTGATGTACCTCGCCATGGCGATCGTGCTGATCGTCAAGCCGTCGGGCCTGTTCGGACGCGAGGCTGCCTGA
- a CDS encoding AMP-binding protein — protein MINLSSFIGFHAGRTPERLAIVFNETRISYATLARRVAITAGWLTERGIGPGDVVAVLMKNSAAFVEIAIAVGHVGAVFLPINFRLSADEVRYIVEDAGAKLLIADEELAGGAALAGTVLLLDAAAQADSTRAGPSATPAPRVVRKPSDLFRLMYTSGTTDRPKGVMHSYENFYWKCSDHILALGLGAENRLLVTGPLYHVGAFDLPGLAVLWMGGMLCIIRDFSAEAALAAIAREQLDSAWLAPVMTSAMLAAAPASGLELSSLRWVIGGGERTPEARIRSFTASFPNARYIDAYGLTETCSGDTLMEAGREIEKIGSVGRALAHVEIAIRDEQGRALPAGETGEICLRGPKITRGYWNDPAKTEAAFHGDWFRSGDMGYLDSDGFLFLTDRLKDMIISGGENIASSEVERVIFELPQVREVAVIGAPDERWGEKPVAFVVLEPGAELSLETLTRHCRAKLAAFKAPRDIVVRESLPRNPSGKILKRLLRDEFRS, from the coding sequence ATGATCAATCTTTCGAGCTTCATCGGGTTTCATGCCGGCCGTACGCCCGAGCGCCTGGCGATCGTCTTCAACGAGACCCGCATCAGCTACGCCACGCTGGCGCGCCGCGTCGCGATCACGGCCGGCTGGCTGACGGAGCGCGGCATCGGGCCCGGTGACGTCGTGGCGGTGCTGATGAAGAACAGCGCTGCCTTCGTCGAGATCGCCATCGCGGTCGGGCATGTCGGGGCGGTGTTCCTGCCGATCAATTTCAGGCTCTCGGCCGACGAGGTGCGCTACATCGTCGAGGATGCGGGCGCGAAGCTCCTGATCGCGGATGAGGAACTCGCGGGCGGCGCTGCGCTGGCAGGGACGGTGCTGCTGCTCGACGCCGCCGCGCAGGCCGACAGCACGCGGGCGGGGCCGTCCGCCACGCCTGCGCCGCGCGTGGTGCGCAAGCCCAGCGACCTGTTCCGGCTGATGTACACCTCCGGCACCACCGACCGGCCGAAGGGGGTGATGCACAGCTACGAGAATTTCTACTGGAAGTGCAGCGACCACATCCTCGCGCTTGGGCTCGGTGCCGAAAACCGCCTGCTCGTCACCGGCCCGCTCTACCATGTCGGCGCCTTCGACCTGCCGGGTCTGGCGGTGCTCTGGATGGGCGGCATGCTCTGCATCATCCGCGACTTCTCCGCGGAGGCCGCGCTCGCCGCGATCGCCCGCGAACAACTGGACAGTGCCTGGCTCGCTCCCGTGATGACGAGCGCCATGCTGGCCGCAGCCCCGGCGAGCGGGCTCGAACTGAGCAGCCTGCGCTGGGTCATCGGTGGTGGAGAGCGGACGCCGGAGGCGCGCATCCGCAGCTTCACGGCGAGCTTCCCGAACGCGCGCTATATCGACGCCTATGGCCTGACCGAGACCTGCAGTGGCGACACATTGATGGAGGCCGGGCGCGAGATCGAGAAGATCGGCTCCGTCGGGCGGGCGCTGGCGCATGTCGAGATCGCGATCCGCGACGAGCAGGGCCGGGCGCTGCCGGCGGGCGAGACCGGCGAGATCTGCCTGCGCGGCCCCAAGATCACCCGCGGCTACTGGAACGACCCGGCCAAGACAGAGGCCGCCTTCCATGGCGACTGGTTCCGCAGCGGCGATATGGGCTATCTCGACAGCGACGGTTTTCTCTTCCTGACCGACCGGCTCAAGGACATGATCATCTCCGGCGGCGAGAACATCGCTTCGTCCGAGGTCGAGCGCGTGATCTTTGAACTGCCGCAGGTGCGGGAAGTCGCGGTCATCGGCGCGCCCGACGAGCGCTGGGGCGAGAAGCCCGTGGCCTTCGTCGTGCTGGAGCCGGGCGCCGAATTGTCGCTGGAGACGCTGACCCGCCATTGCCGGGCGAAGCTCGCCGCCTTCAAAGCCCCGCGCGACATCGTTGTTCGGGAAAGCCTGCCGCGAAACCCGTCCGGCAAGATCCTGAAAAGGCTTCTCCGCGACGAATTTCGGTCTTAG
- a CDS encoding TetR/AcrR family transcriptional regulator encodes MATSISKAATANRPAKLTRSEKNDDVKRRLFEAAAKMVGRHGYADASVARITDAAGVAQGTFYNHFENRQELLDQLLPVIGQQMVAFIRMRIDKADSEFGKEVTRFRAFFDFLKETPEFLRILNEAEVFASAGYQRHLDNISTAYVRLLKQARGPGRVGDYSDEELEVIVHVLMGARGYLSRRYAYGEDGLQAVPEHVFSAYEKLISAGLFDKAKPGG; translated from the coding sequence ATGGCCACCAGCATCTCCAAGGCAGCGACCGCCAACCGCCCGGCGAAACTGACGCGCAGCGAGAAGAACGACGACGTCAAACGTCGCCTGTTCGAGGCTGCCGCCAAGATGGTCGGCCGCCATGGCTATGCCGATGCGTCGGTCGCGCGGATCACCGACGCCGCCGGGGTGGCGCAAGGCACCTTCTACAACCATTTCGAGAACCGGCAGGAGCTGCTCGACCAGCTCCTGCCGGTCATTGGCCAGCAGATGGTCGCCTTCATCCGGATGCGGATCGACAAGGCGGATTCGGAGTTCGGCAAGGAGGTGACGCGGTTTCGCGCCTTCTTCGACTTCCTCAAGGAGACGCCGGAATTCCTGCGCATCCTGAACGAAGCCGAGGTCTTCGCCTCGGCAGGATACCAGCGCCATCTCGACAACATCTCGACGGCCTATGTCCGGCTGCTCAAGCAGGCGCGCGGGCCGGGGCGCGTCGGCGATTACAGCGACGAGGAGCTCGAGGTCATCGTGCATGTGCTGATGGGCGCGCGCGGCTATCTCAGCCGCCGCTACGCCTATGGCGAGGACGGGCTGCAGGCGGTGCCGGAGCATGTCTTCTCGGCCTATGAGAAGCTGATCTCGGCGGGCCTCTTCGACAAGGCGAAGCCCGGCGGGTGA
- a CDS encoding ATP-binding protein, with the protein MVLAREAKYGFFRIQENSLTVQAEGLAERIRFVDGSPTLELGNLAAEAGKPVSYALLDSRGQVVESYGLRGVEVSPATLRRYDIDDPFGFSIERWLDPNSGDSVMLILPDTSGAQRIVVTYPARDRLLVQVSMPLLGNAISKADVLYTLTEASVVAVLLPLILTLVAIPIIVRLTLKPIRRVSREAAEMEAATLDRRLSLDRVPSEMDGLVRTFNELFARLDTAWRLQREFTANAAHELRTPIAALRAEVEAVVPAQTRSVLAIQFDKVARLLTQLLALAEADSRPIDAGGRFDLMALARGVVADMAPAAIASGREISLDRDSEKPTDVRGDLGLAEIALRNLIDNAVRHSRPGSAIRVIVDEARISVANTGSSIPEALQATMFERFWKQDRRSSGSGLGLSIIDAIMKRFGGSVDVTSSDGTVTFALDFRDGASA; encoded by the coding sequence TTGGTTCTCGCGCGCGAAGCCAAATACGGCTTCTTCCGAATCCAGGAAAACAGCCTAACAGTCCAGGCGGAAGGCCTCGCGGAGCGCATCCGGTTCGTTGACGGCAGCCCGACGCTGGAGCTTGGCAACCTCGCCGCAGAGGCCGGCAAGCCAGTTTCCTACGCGCTGCTCGATTCTCGGGGACAGGTGGTGGAATCCTATGGGCTCAGGGGCGTCGAGGTCTCGCCCGCCACTCTAAGGCGCTACGATATCGACGATCCGTTCGGTTTCTCCATCGAGAGATGGCTTGATCCCAACAGCGGCGATTCCGTCATGTTGATCCTGCCCGATACGAGCGGCGCCCAGCGCATCGTCGTGACGTACCCCGCGCGGGATCGTCTCCTGGTGCAGGTCTCGATGCCATTGCTCGGCAACGCCATCTCGAAAGCGGACGTGCTCTACACCCTGACCGAGGCGTCGGTGGTCGCGGTGCTCCTGCCGCTGATCCTGACCCTGGTCGCCATCCCGATCATCGTCAGGCTTACGCTGAAGCCCATTCGCCGGGTCTCTCGCGAGGCAGCCGAAATGGAGGCCGCGACGCTCGATCGCCGTCTCTCGCTCGATCGCGTGCCGTCCGAGATGGACGGGCTCGTCCGCACCTTCAACGAACTCTTCGCGCGGCTCGACACGGCCTGGCGGCTCCAGCGCGAGTTTACCGCCAACGCCGCGCATGAACTGCGCACGCCGATCGCCGCTCTCAGAGCGGAGGTCGAGGCTGTCGTTCCGGCGCAGACACGCTCTGTCCTGGCCATCCAGTTCGACAAGGTCGCTCGCCTGCTGACACAGCTTCTCGCGCTGGCCGAAGCCGACAGCAGACCGATCGATGCCGGGGGTCGCTTCGATCTCATGGCGTTGGCACGCGGAGTGGTCGCCGACATGGCGCCGGCGGCCATCGCCTCCGGCCGGGAGATTTCCCTCGATCGCGACAGCGAGAAGCCGACGGACGTCCGCGGTGATTTGGGATTGGCGGAGATCGCGTTGCGCAATCTGATCGACAATGCCGTTCGCCACTCCAGACCCGGCAGCGCGATACGCGTCATCGTCGACGAGGCCCGCATCTCGGTCGCCAATACCGGCAGCTCCATTCCGGAAGCGCTGCAGGCGACGATGTTCGAGCGGTTCTGGAAGCAGGATCGCCGCAGCAGCGGCAGCGGTCTCGGCCTCTCGATCATCGATGCCATCATGAAACGCTTTGGCGGCTCGGTCGACGTCACCTCCTCCGATGGAACGGTGACGTTTGCGCTGGATTTCCGGGATGGCGCGAGCGCCTGA